From the genome of Streptacidiphilus rugosus AM-16, one region includes:
- a CDS encoding N-acetylmuramoyl-L-alanine amidase, with amino-acid sequence MRFLTTSVLALGLAVGLGLAAPAGGAGRQVDATATRPLPLAGRTVVLDPGHNPGNAGHRAEINAFVDVGNGRKPCNTTGTATADGYREADFTLDLARRVRTLLLAEGARVVLTHDGDRPWGPCVTERAAIGNRAGADALVALHADGAAAAGYGFHVILPALVVAGAADTRPIVGPSRRLGLALRASFAAATGEPYATYLGGGSGLMVRSDLGGLNLSKVPAVFVECGNMHNTADAARLSAAVWREDAAHGVALGITAFLTAGT; translated from the coding sequence ATGCGCTTCTTGACGACTTCGGTGCTCGCGCTCGGACTCGCGGTCGGGTTGGGCCTGGCCGCCCCGGCGGGTGGCGCGGGGCGGCAGGTCGACGCCACCGCGACGCGACCGCTTCCGCTCGCCGGGCGGACCGTGGTGCTGGACCCCGGCCACAACCCGGGCAACGCCGGCCACCGGGCGGAGATCAACGCGTTCGTCGACGTCGGCAACGGCCGCAAGCCGTGCAACACGACCGGCACCGCGACCGCCGACGGCTACCGCGAGGCCGATTTCACCCTGGACCTGGCCAGGCGGGTGCGGACGCTGCTGCTCGCCGAGGGGGCGCGCGTCGTGCTCACCCACGACGGCGACCGGCCGTGGGGCCCGTGCGTGACCGAGCGGGCCGCCATCGGCAACCGGGCCGGCGCCGACGCCCTGGTCGCGCTGCACGCCGACGGCGCGGCGGCGGCCGGGTACGGCTTCCACGTGATCCTTCCCGCCCTGGTCGTCGCGGGCGCGGCCGACACCCGGCCGATCGTGGGGCCCTCGCGCCGTCTCGGGCTGGCCCTGCGCGCCTCCTTCGCGGCGGCGACCGGTGAGCCGTACGCCACCTACCTCGGCGGCGGCAGCGGCCTGATGGTCAGGTCCGACCTGGGCGGTCTCAACCTGTCGAAGGTGCCCGCGGTCTTCGTCGAGTGCGGCAACATGCACAACACCGCCGACGCGGCCCGCCTCTCCGCCGCCGTCTGGCGCGAGGACGCGGCGCACGGCGTGGCGCTCGGCATCACCGCCTTCCTGACCGCAGGGACATGA
- a CDS encoding GNAT family N-acetyltransferase, giving the protein MLEFLPVSPERGGDLERFSSRHGKFRYCSCMRWRMTSAEFKASDKEARVAALAALAEDGEPVGVLAYDDGEPVGWCAVAPREGFRGLERYRALARVDETPVWSVVCLFVDASARRQGLTTGLLRAAARYAVAAGAGVVEGYPVEPDARLYTYMGSPAAFAAAGFHDVTPPGRERRVFRYVP; this is encoded by the coding sequence ATGCTCGAGTTCCTGCCGGTCAGCCCCGAACGCGGGGGCGATCTGGAGCGCTTCTCCTCCCGGCACGGGAAGTTCCGCTACTGCTCCTGCATGCGGTGGCGGATGACCAGTGCCGAGTTCAAGGCCTCGGACAAGGAGGCCAGGGTCGCCGCGCTCGCGGCCCTGGCCGAGGACGGCGAGCCCGTCGGCGTGCTGGCCTACGACGACGGGGAGCCGGTCGGGTGGTGCGCGGTCGCACCGCGCGAGGGGTTCCGGGGACTGGAGCGCTACCGCGCGCTGGCGAGAGTCGACGAGACGCCGGTCTGGTCCGTGGTCTGCCTCTTCGTGGACGCCTCCGCACGTCGTCAGGGCCTGACCACGGGGCTGCTGCGGGCCGCCGCGCGCTACGCGGTCGCGGCGGGAGCCGGGGTCGTCGAGGGCTACCCCGTCGAGCCCGACGCCCGGCTCTACACGTACATGGGCTCACCGGCCGCGTTCGCCGCTGCCGGGTTCCACGACGTCACGCCGCCCGGGCGGGAGCGCCGGGTCTTCCGCTACGTCCCCTGA
- a CDS encoding glutamate synthase subunit beta, with protein MADPWGFLTTPRRSWPLRSVAERLGDWREVHRPGALLPIVEPQAGRCMDCGIPFCHHACPLGNLIPDWNARVALGDWAAASELLHATNNFPEFTGFLCPAPCESGCVLSIDADPVTIKNIELAIVERAWENGWIRPLPPARLSGFSVGVVGSGPAGLAAAQQLTRAGHQVAVYERDDRPGGLLRYGIPSFKMEKQLLDRRLAQLRAEGTVFRTGVAVGRQVDAGDLLRRHDALVVAVGATLPRELPVPGRELAGIHQAMEYLTQANRVQQGDDLPAPAVSAEGRHVAIVGGGDTGADCLGTVLRQGAASVVQMDIKPLPGPDRTDAEPWPVHPRIHRVSPAHEEGRELVADGGIAGGAPERLRQVPEFERDVRVFAAATVRFEGDDRGRVRCLELMEAEPGTRRPLPGTEYEVRADLVLLALGFTGPEPDSGLAEQLGLGLAPSGAFARAADFAGGAPGVFVAGDAGRGQSLIVWAVAEGRAAAAAVDRYLTGATTLPAPVTATDRPLAA; from the coding sequence ATGGCCGACCCATGGGGCTTTCTCACCACCCCGCGCCGCAGCTGGCCGCTGCGCTCCGTCGCCGAGCGCCTGGGGGACTGGCGGGAGGTGCACCGGCCCGGCGCGCTGCTGCCGATCGTCGAACCGCAGGCCGGCCGCTGCATGGACTGCGGCATCCCGTTCTGCCACCATGCCTGTCCGCTGGGGAACCTCATCCCGGACTGGAACGCCAGGGTCGCGCTCGGCGACTGGGCCGCGGCGAGCGAGCTGCTGCACGCCACGAACAACTTCCCCGAGTTCACCGGCTTCCTGTGCCCGGCCCCGTGCGAGAGCGGCTGCGTGCTGTCGATCGACGCGGACCCCGTGACGATCAAGAACATCGAGCTGGCGATCGTCGAACGCGCCTGGGAGAACGGCTGGATCCGCCCGCTGCCGCCCGCGCGGCTGAGCGGCTTCAGCGTCGGCGTGGTGGGCTCGGGGCCGGCCGGGCTCGCCGCCGCCCAGCAGCTGACCAGGGCCGGTCACCAGGTCGCCGTCTACGAGCGCGACGACCGCCCCGGCGGCCTGCTCCGCTACGGGATCCCCAGCTTCAAGATGGAGAAGCAGCTGCTGGACCGGCGCCTGGCCCAGCTGCGCGCCGAGGGCACCGTCTTCCGGACGGGCGTGGCCGTCGGCCGGCAGGTCGACGCGGGGGACCTGCTGCGCCGCCACGACGCCCTGGTCGTCGCGGTCGGCGCGACCCTGCCGCGCGAGCTGCCGGTGCCGGGGCGCGAGCTGGCCGGCATCCATCAGGCGATGGAGTACCTGACCCAGGCCAACCGGGTCCAGCAAGGCGACGACCTCCCGGCCCCGGCGGTGAGCGCCGAGGGGCGGCACGTCGCGATCGTCGGCGGTGGCGACACCGGCGCCGACTGTCTGGGCACGGTGCTGCGGCAGGGGGCGGCCTCGGTGGTGCAGATGGACATCAAACCGCTGCCCGGCCCCGACCGCACCGACGCCGAGCCCTGGCCGGTCCACCCGCGCATCCACCGCGTCTCGCCGGCCCACGAGGAGGGACGCGAGCTGGTGGCCGACGGTGGGATCGCCGGCGGCGCGCCCGAGCGACTGCGGCAGGTGCCGGAGTTCGAGCGCGACGTGCGGGTCTTCGCCGCGGCGACCGTGCGCTTCGAGGGCGACGACCGGGGCCGGGTGCGCTGCCTGGAGCTGATGGAGGCCGAACCCGGCACCCGGCGTCCCCTGCCGGGCACGGAGTACGAGGTCCGTGCCGACCTGGTGCTGCTCGCCCTCGGCTTCACCGGACCTGAGCCGGACAGCGGTCTGGCCGAGCAGCTCGGCCTGGGGCTCGCACCGAGCGGCGCCTTCGCCCGCGCCGCGGACTTCGCCGGCGGTGCGCCCGGCGTCTTCGTGGCGGGTGACGCGGGTCGCGGGCAGTCCCTGATCGTCTGGGCCGTCGCGGAGGGCCGCGCCGCCGCGGCCGCCGTGGACCGCTACCTGACCGGGGCGACGACCCTGCCCGCACCGGTCACCGCCACGGATCGCCCGCTGGCCGCCTGA